Proteins encoded in a region of the Phacochoerus africanus isolate WHEZ1 chromosome 8, ROS_Pafr_v1, whole genome shotgun sequence genome:
- the ZNF579 gene encoding zinc finger protein 579 — protein MDPQPPPPAQGSPPHRGRGRGRGRGRGRGRGRGRGGAGAPRAPLPCPTCGRLFRFPYYLSRHRLSHSGLRPHACPLCPKAFRRPAHLSRHLRGHGPQPPLRCAACPRTFPEPAQLRRHLAQEHAGGGVELAIERAAKEAAESAWGLQGKGAEQPTSAAAGAAEEEAAVARPETWSTVEPATLAAATSVEPRESEEEEAEAGAAELRAELALAAGRQEEKQVLLQADWTLLCLRCREAFATKGELKAHPCLRPEGEQEGEGGPPPRPKRHQCSICLKAFARPWSLSRHRLVHSTDRPFVCTDCGLAFRLASYLRQHRRVHGALSLLAPLPTAGKKDEKATGARNSGKGPEGGEGAECGAAAEGGEGGQNGGDAAPARPPAGEPRFWCPECGKGFRRRAHLRQHGVTHSGARPFQCVRCQREFKRLADLARHAQVHAGGPAPHPCPHCSRRFSRAYSLLRHQRCHRAELERAAAAQQALQAQAPPSPPLPPPPPAGQEGDGLPLPIAHIKEEPPSPGTPPRSPPAPPVFLSASCFDSQDHSAFEMEEEEIDSKAHLRGLGGLAS, from the coding sequence ATGGATCCGCAGCCTCCTCCAccagcccagggcagcccacctcaccggggccggggccggggccgtgGCCGCGGCCGTGGTAGAGGCCGGGGCCGTGGCAGGGGGGGCGCTGGAGCCCCTCGggcacccctgccctgccccacctgTGGCCGCCTCTTCCGCTTCCCTTACTACCTCTCCCGGCACAGGCTGAGCCACTCGGGCCTGCGGCCCCACGCCTGCCCCCTGTGCCCCAAGGCCTTCCGCCGGCCTGCCCACCTCTCGCGCCACCTGCGTGGCCACGGGCCGCAGCCCCCGCTCCGCTGCGCCGCCTGCCCCCGCACCTTCCCCGAGCCCGCCCAGCTCAGGCGTCACCTGGCCCAGGAGCACGCGGGCGGCGGGGTGGAGCTGGCCATCGAGAGGGCGGCCAAGGAGGCAGCCGAGTCCGCCTGGGGCCTGCAGGGCAAGGGTGCCGAGCAGCCCACCTCTGCTGCAGCGGGAGCCGCGGAGGAGGAGGCAGCGGTGGCGCGGCCTGAGACGTGGTCCACGGTGGAGCCGGCCACGCTGGCGGCGGCCACGAGCGTGGAGCCCCGCGAAtccgaggaggaggaggccgaGGCCGGAGCAGCGGAGCTGAGGGCCGAGCTGGCGCTGGCGGCCGGGcggcaggaggagaagcaggttCTGCTCCAGGCCGACTGGACGCTGCTGTGCCTCCGCTGCCGCGAAGCCTTCGCCACCAAGGGCGAGCTCAAAGCGCACCCGTGTCTGCGCCCCGAGGGTGAACAAGAGGGCGAAGGGGGGCCGCCGCCGCGCCCCAAGCGCCACCAGTGCTCCATCTGCCTCAAGGCCTTCGCCAGGCCCTGGTCGCTGTCCCGTCACCGGCTGGTCCACTCCACCGACCGCCCCTTCGTGTGCACGGACTGCGGCCTGGCCTTCCGCCTTGCCTCCTACCTCCGCCAGCACCGCCGAGTCCACGGCGCGCTCAGCCTCCTGGCCCCGCTGCCCACGGCGGGCAAGAAGGACGAGAAGGCAACGGGTGCACGGAACTCAGGGAAGGGGCCCGAGGGGGGCGAAGGGGCGGAGTGCGGGGCCGCCGCGGAGGGTGGAGAAGGCGGGCAGAACGGAGGGGACgcggccccggcccggccccccgCCGGGGAGCCCCGCTTCTGGTGCCCCGAGTGCGGCAAAGGTTTCCGGCGCCGGGCGCACCTGCGGCAGCACGGGGTGACCCACTCGGGGGCGCGCCCCTTCCAGTGCGTGCGCTGCCAGCGGGAGTTCAAGCGGCTGGCCGACCTGGCCCGCCACGCGCAGGTGCACGCGGGGGGCCCGGCCCCGCACCCGTGCCCGCACTGCTCGCGGCGCTTCTCGCGCGCCTACAGCCTCCTGCGCCACCAGCGCTGCCACCGCGCCGAGCTGGAGAGGGCCGCTGCCGCGCAGCAGGCGCTCCAGGCCCAGGCCCCGCCGTCGCCCCCgctgcccccgccgcccccggccGGCCAGGAGGGAGACGGGCTCCCGCTGCCCATCGCACACATCAAGGAAGAGCCGCCCTCCCCGGGCACCCCGCCCCGGTCGCCGCCGGCACCCCCTGTCTTCCTCAGCGCCTCGTGTTTCGACAGCCAAGACCACTCAGCCTTcgagatggaggaggaagagattgACAGCAAGGCTCACCTGCGGGGACTGGGCGGCCTGGCCTCCTGA
- the FIZ1 gene encoding flt3-interacting zinc finger protein 1 isoform X1: MSPCFRESPHPPLPSRHTTMDDAPLPAPQVPAPAPAPAPPAAAPRVPFHCSECGKSFRYRSDLRRHFARHTALKPHACPRCGKGFKHSFNLANHLRSHTGERPYRCSACPKGFRDSTGLLHHQVVHTGEKPYCCLVCELRFSSRSSLGRHLKRQHRGVLPTPLQPGPGLPALSAPCSVCCNVGPCSVCGGGGAGGGEGPDGTGAGPGSWGLAEAAAAAAASLPPFACGACARRFDQGRELAAHWAAHTDVKPFKCPRCERDFNAPALLERHKLTHDLQGPGAPPAQAWAAGAGAGSETAGEGGTAEAGDAQPAWDGGLLLGRGGGAVPELGGLLPESGGDAPAAAAAAEPSEDTLYQCDCGTFFASAAALASHLEAHSGPATYGCGHCGALYAALAALEEHRRASHGEGGGAESTAPAPEGEPASGEPAAASGRGKKIFGCSECEKLFRSPRDLERHVLVHTGEKPFPCLECGKFFRHECYLKRHRLLHGTERPFPCHICGKGFITLSNLSRHLKLHRGMD, from the exons ATGTCTCCCTGCTTCAGAGAGAGCCCCCACCCTCCACTGCCCTCGCGCCACACCACCATGGATGACGCCCCGCTGCCAGCGCCCCAGgtccccgccccggccccggccccggctccTCCCGCTGCTGCTCCCCGCGTCCCGTTTCACTGCAGTGAGTGTGGCAAGAGCTTCCGCTACCGCTCCGACCTGCGGCGCCACTTCGCCCGGCACACTGCGCTCAAACCCCACGCGTGTCCGCGCTGCGGCAAGGGCTTCAAGCACAGCTTCAACCTGGCCAACCACCTGCGCTCGCACACCGGCGAGCGGCCTTACCGCTGCTCCGCCTGCCCCAAGGGGTTCCGAGACTCCACGggcctgctgcaccaccag GTCGTCCACACTGGTGAGAAGCCCTACTGCTGTCTGGTCTGCGAGCTCCGCTTCTCCTCACGCTCCAGCCTGGGCCGCCACCTCAAGCGCCAGCACCGAGGGGTGCTCCCGACACCCCTGCAGCCCGGCCCAGGCCTGCCCGCCCTGAGTGCTCCCTGCTCCGTCTGCTGCAACGTGGGGCCCTGCTCGgtgtgcgggggcgggggagccGGTGGCGGAGAAGGCCCAGATGGGACAGGCGCAGGCCCGGGGAGCTGGGGTCTGGCGGAGGCGGCAGCCGCAGCCGCGGCCTCCCTGCCCCCGTTTGCGTGCGGTGCCTGCGCGCGACGCTTCGATCAGGGCCGCGAGCTGGCAGCCCACTGGGCTGCGCACACCGACGTGAAGCCCTTCAAGTGCCCGCGCTGCGAGCGCGACTTCAACGCCCCCGCGCTGCTGGAGCGGCACAAGCTGACGCACGACCTTCAGGGGCCCGGCGCGCCCCCAGCGCAGGCCTGGGCGGCGGGGGCAGGCGCCGGGTCCGAGACGGCTGGCGAGGGTGGCACGGCGGAGGCGGGCGACGCTCAGCCGGCCTGGGACGGCGGGCTGCTCCTGGGCCGCGGCGGGGGCGCCGTGCCCGAGCTGGGGGGGCTGCTCCCTGAGAGCGGCGGGGACGCGCCCGCGGCCGCGGCCGCGGCCGAGCCGTCGGAAGACACCCTGTACCAGTGCGACTGCGGGACCTTCTTCGCGTCCGCCGCGGCGCTGGCCAGCCACCTGGAGGCGCACTCGGGCCCCGCGACCTACGGCTGCGGCCACTGCGGGGCCCTGTACGCCGCCCTGGCCGCCCTGGAGGAGCACCGGCGCGCCAGCCACGGCGAGGGCGGCGGCGCGGAGTCGACGGCGCCGGCCCCGGAGGGGGAGCCCGCGTCTGGGGAGCCCGCGGCCGCCTCCGGCCGCGGCAAGAAGATCTTTGGCTGCTCCGAGTGCGAGAAGCTGTTCCGCTCGCCGCGGGACCTGGAGCGGCACGTGCTGGTGCACACAGGCGAGAAGCCGTTCCCGTGCCTGGAGTGCGGCAAGTTCTTCCGCCACGAGTGCTACCTCAAGCGCCACCGGCTGCTCCACGGCACCGAGCGGCCCTTCCCCTGCCACATCTGCGGCAAGGGCTTCATCACGCTCAGCAACCTCTCCAGGCACCTGAAGCTGCACCGGGGCATGGACTGA
- the FIZ1 gene encoding flt3-interacting zinc finger protein 1 isoform X2, producing the protein MDDAPLPAPQVPAPAPAPAPPAAAPRVPFHCSECGKSFRYRSDLRRHFARHTALKPHACPRCGKGFKHSFNLANHLRSHTGERPYRCSACPKGFRDSTGLLHHQVVHTGEKPYCCLVCELRFSSRSSLGRHLKRQHRGVLPTPLQPGPGLPALSAPCSVCCNVGPCSVCGGGGAGGGEGPDGTGAGPGSWGLAEAAAAAAASLPPFACGACARRFDQGRELAAHWAAHTDVKPFKCPRCERDFNAPALLERHKLTHDLQGPGAPPAQAWAAGAGAGSETAGEGGTAEAGDAQPAWDGGLLLGRGGGAVPELGGLLPESGGDAPAAAAAAEPSEDTLYQCDCGTFFASAAALASHLEAHSGPATYGCGHCGALYAALAALEEHRRASHGEGGGAESTAPAPEGEPASGEPAAASGRGKKIFGCSECEKLFRSPRDLERHVLVHTGEKPFPCLECGKFFRHECYLKRHRLLHGTERPFPCHICGKGFITLSNLSRHLKLHRGMD; encoded by the exons ATGGATGACGCCCCGCTGCCAGCGCCCCAGgtccccgccccggccccggccccggctccTCCCGCTGCTGCTCCCCGCGTCCCGTTTCACTGCAGTGAGTGTGGCAAGAGCTTCCGCTACCGCTCCGACCTGCGGCGCCACTTCGCCCGGCACACTGCGCTCAAACCCCACGCGTGTCCGCGCTGCGGCAAGGGCTTCAAGCACAGCTTCAACCTGGCCAACCACCTGCGCTCGCACACCGGCGAGCGGCCTTACCGCTGCTCCGCCTGCCCCAAGGGGTTCCGAGACTCCACGggcctgctgcaccaccag GTCGTCCACACTGGTGAGAAGCCCTACTGCTGTCTGGTCTGCGAGCTCCGCTTCTCCTCACGCTCCAGCCTGGGCCGCCACCTCAAGCGCCAGCACCGAGGGGTGCTCCCGACACCCCTGCAGCCCGGCCCAGGCCTGCCCGCCCTGAGTGCTCCCTGCTCCGTCTGCTGCAACGTGGGGCCCTGCTCGgtgtgcgggggcgggggagccGGTGGCGGAGAAGGCCCAGATGGGACAGGCGCAGGCCCGGGGAGCTGGGGTCTGGCGGAGGCGGCAGCCGCAGCCGCGGCCTCCCTGCCCCCGTTTGCGTGCGGTGCCTGCGCGCGACGCTTCGATCAGGGCCGCGAGCTGGCAGCCCACTGGGCTGCGCACACCGACGTGAAGCCCTTCAAGTGCCCGCGCTGCGAGCGCGACTTCAACGCCCCCGCGCTGCTGGAGCGGCACAAGCTGACGCACGACCTTCAGGGGCCCGGCGCGCCCCCAGCGCAGGCCTGGGCGGCGGGGGCAGGCGCCGGGTCCGAGACGGCTGGCGAGGGTGGCACGGCGGAGGCGGGCGACGCTCAGCCGGCCTGGGACGGCGGGCTGCTCCTGGGCCGCGGCGGGGGCGCCGTGCCCGAGCTGGGGGGGCTGCTCCCTGAGAGCGGCGGGGACGCGCCCGCGGCCGCGGCCGCGGCCGAGCCGTCGGAAGACACCCTGTACCAGTGCGACTGCGGGACCTTCTTCGCGTCCGCCGCGGCGCTGGCCAGCCACCTGGAGGCGCACTCGGGCCCCGCGACCTACGGCTGCGGCCACTGCGGGGCCCTGTACGCCGCCCTGGCCGCCCTGGAGGAGCACCGGCGCGCCAGCCACGGCGAGGGCGGCGGCGCGGAGTCGACGGCGCCGGCCCCGGAGGGGGAGCCCGCGTCTGGGGAGCCCGCGGCCGCCTCCGGCCGCGGCAAGAAGATCTTTGGCTGCTCCGAGTGCGAGAAGCTGTTCCGCTCGCCGCGGGACCTGGAGCGGCACGTGCTGGTGCACACAGGCGAGAAGCCGTTCCCGTGCCTGGAGTGCGGCAAGTTCTTCCGCCACGAGTGCTACCTCAAGCGCCACCGGCTGCTCCACGGCACCGAGCGGCCCTTCCCCTGCCACATCTGCGGCAAGGGCTTCATCACGCTCAGCAACCTCTCCAGGCACCTGAAGCTGCACCGGGGCATGGACTGA
- the ZNF524 gene encoding zinc finger protein 524 isoform X1, giving the protein MLLSLGQVCVSGWKYHFPKGRAKAQRGEHLAQGYTERKQQTQELNLEPLEPGSNFQSQAPCRSMDTSSPDAWPSPFPREEEKPLALPPPVPQGHRGQRPAGATSSNQTLKTTLPRKRGRPPKSGQEPPVAQGVTAPVVSDGGSDLLLIDDQGVPYTVSEGSVASGPESSSPKKAPHFCLVCLRAFPYLSDLERHSISHSELKPHECKDCGKTFKRSSHLRRHCNIHAGLRPFRCPLCPRRFREAGELAHHHRVHSGERPYQCPICRLRFMEVNTLRRHIKRKHPEAMEVPLCLPDPEPEPLWDDDGIPATAEAEEEGLEGKELACPRPPATAPQAGIRAGSRAGAGPEQGGPDTLTSSGLPIVGGGWGCGPQLLDPAAFCHPPPD; this is encoded by the exons ATGTTGTTATCTTTAGGGCAAGTCTGTGTGAGTGGGTGGAAATACCATTTTCCAAAAGGCCGAGCTAAGGCCCAAAGAGGGGAGCACCTTGCCCAAGGCTACACGGAGAGGAAACAACAgactcaggaattgaacctagaACCTCTGGAG CCCGGCTCCAATTTCCAGAGCCAAGCCCCCTGCCGCTCAATGGACACCTCCAGCCCAGACGCGTGGCCTTCGCCTTTccccagggaggaagagaaacCTCTGGCCTTACCTCCTCCTGTTCCCCAGGGCCACCGAGGCCAACGTCCTGCGGGGGCCACCTCCTCCAATCAGACCCTCAAGACCACCCTCCCTCGCAAGCGGGGCCGCCCCCCCAAGTCAGGGCAGGAGCCCCCAGTGGCGCAGGGGGTCACCGCCCCAGTGGTCAGCGATGGTGGCAGTGACCTCCTGTTGATCGATGATCAGGGGGTACCCTACACAGTCTCTGAAGGGTCTGTGGCGAGTGGGCCTGAGAGCTCCAGCCCTAAGAAAGCCCCGCACTTCTGCCTGGTGTGCCTTCGGGCCTTCCCCTACCTCTCCGACCTGGAGCGCCACAGCATCTCTCACTCAGAGCTGAAGCCGCACGAGTGCAAGGATTGCGGCAAGACCTTCAAGCGGTCCAGCCACCTGCGGCGGCATTGCAACATCCATGCCGGGCTTCGGCCCTTCCGCTGCCCGCTCTGCCCACGCCGCTTCCGGGAGGCAGGCGAGCTGGCCCACCACCACCGCGTCCACTCTGGGGAGCGCCCCTACCAGTGCCCCATCTGCCGGCTGCGTTTCATGGAGGTCAACACGCTGCGGCGCCATATCAAACGCAAGCACCCCGAGGCCATGGAGGTACCCCTGTGTCTTCCGGACCCAGAGCCTGAACCACTGTGGGATGACGACGGCATCCCAGCCACGGcagaggcggaggaggaggggctggaggggaaaGAGCTGGCCTGCCCCAGGCCTCCGGCCACCGCTCCCCAGGCTGGGATTAGAGCTGGGAGTCGGGCTGGTGCTGGGCCTGAGCAGGGAGGCCCGGACACCCTCACATCTAGTGGTCTTCCCATTgtgggagggggttgggggtgcGGACCTCAACTTCTGGATCCTGCTGCCTTCTGCCACCCTCCCCCGGACTGA
- the ZNF524 gene encoding zinc finger protein 524 isoform X2 produces MDTSSPDAWPSPFPREEEKPLALPPPVPQGHRGQRPAGATSSNQTLKTTLPRKRGRPPKSGQEPPVAQGVTAPVVSDGGSDLLLIDDQGVPYTVSEGSVASGPESSSPKKAPHFCLVCLRAFPYLSDLERHSISHSELKPHECKDCGKTFKRSSHLRRHCNIHAGLRPFRCPLCPRRFREAGELAHHHRVHSGERPYQCPICRLRFMEVNTLRRHIKRKHPEAMEVPLCLPDPEPEPLWDDDGIPATAEAEEEGLEGKELACPRPPATAPQAGIRAGSRAGAGPEQGGPDTLTSSGLPIVGGGWGCGPQLLDPAAFCHPPPD; encoded by the coding sequence ATGGACACCTCCAGCCCAGACGCGTGGCCTTCGCCTTTccccagggaggaagagaaacCTCTGGCCTTACCTCCTCCTGTTCCCCAGGGCCACCGAGGCCAACGTCCTGCGGGGGCCACCTCCTCCAATCAGACCCTCAAGACCACCCTCCCTCGCAAGCGGGGCCGCCCCCCCAAGTCAGGGCAGGAGCCCCCAGTGGCGCAGGGGGTCACCGCCCCAGTGGTCAGCGATGGTGGCAGTGACCTCCTGTTGATCGATGATCAGGGGGTACCCTACACAGTCTCTGAAGGGTCTGTGGCGAGTGGGCCTGAGAGCTCCAGCCCTAAGAAAGCCCCGCACTTCTGCCTGGTGTGCCTTCGGGCCTTCCCCTACCTCTCCGACCTGGAGCGCCACAGCATCTCTCACTCAGAGCTGAAGCCGCACGAGTGCAAGGATTGCGGCAAGACCTTCAAGCGGTCCAGCCACCTGCGGCGGCATTGCAACATCCATGCCGGGCTTCGGCCCTTCCGCTGCCCGCTCTGCCCACGCCGCTTCCGGGAGGCAGGCGAGCTGGCCCACCACCACCGCGTCCACTCTGGGGAGCGCCCCTACCAGTGCCCCATCTGCCGGCTGCGTTTCATGGAGGTCAACACGCTGCGGCGCCATATCAAACGCAAGCACCCCGAGGCCATGGAGGTACCCCTGTGTCTTCCGGACCCAGAGCCTGAACCACTGTGGGATGACGACGGCATCCCAGCCACGGcagaggcggaggaggaggggctggaggggaaaGAGCTGGCCTGCCCCAGGCCTCCGGCCACCGCTCCCCAGGCTGGGATTAGAGCTGGGAGTCGGGCTGGTGCTGGGCCTGAGCAGGGAGGCCCGGACACCCTCACATCTAGTGGTCTTCCCATTgtgggagggggttgggggtgcGGACCTCAACTTCTGGATCCTGCTGCCTTCTGCCACCCTCCCCCGGACTGA